A part of Miscanthus floridulus cultivar M001 chromosome 6, ASM1932011v1, whole genome shotgun sequence genomic DNA contains:
- the LOC136460539 gene encoding uncharacterized protein yields the protein MREGVLPPHEGEAHESDGAGVPLVAEAPGVFEAEATEATAPKTAETIVAAVDVSASTEATMAEAGAPETVEAIVMAVRPSVQEVEMKAVEASVVPLVQGPLLLRESAWEAEVYPISSDDTSQVWEMVDVEDAELGSEASRVAEASRVEAQCLKEEAEASQAKALRWKEKAEAYQVETRRWEQKAKESEVEVTQVAEASSAVQMVLETEIKEHEALKLAALSAYEALEVEGV from the exons ATGAgggagggagtgcttccgccccatgagggcgaggctcatgagtcagatggggccggcgtgcccttggttgccgaggcccctggGGTcttcgaggctgaggcgacggaggccacgGCGCCCAAGACCGCCGAGACCATAGTGGCCGCGGTCGATGTTTCTGcgtccaccgaggccacgatggcggaggccggagcccccgagactgTTGAGGCCATTGTGATGGCGGTGAGGCCATCTGTCCAggaggtggagatgaaggcggtggaggcctcggtggtgcccttggttcaggggccACTGTTGCTACGAGAGAGCGcctgggaggcggaggtctatccgatctcctccgacgatacttcccaggTGTGGGAGATGGTCGACGTCGAGGATGCTG agctggggagtgaagcttctagggtggccgaggcttctcgggtcgaggcccaatgCTTGAAGGAAGAGGCTGAGGCTTCCCAGGCCaaggccctgcgctggaaggagaaagctgaggcctatcaggtcgagacccgacgctgggagcagaaggccaagg agtcagaggtagAGGTTACTCAGGTAGCCGAGGCTTCTAGTGCGGTGCAgatggtgctcgagaccgagatcaaggagcacgaggcgctaaaaCTTGCTGCCCTTTCTGcctacgaggccttggaggttgaaggggtttag